The Candidatus Saccharimonadales bacterium nucleotide sequence AATTGAGGGAATGATGCGAAACTACGCGTACATGATTCGTAAGTTTGGCTTTATTCCAACAGCAAATCGGACCTACTTTTTGAGTCGGTCACAGCCACCTTTTTTCGCTCAAATGGTGAAGCTACTTGCTCGTCATAGAGGACGTACGAGGACATATGCAGAATATCTTCCGTACCTTCTTGCGGAACATCGCTTTTGGATGAAGGGTCGACGTAATCTCAGTAAGCAGGAACACAAGGCGTTTGCGCGAGTTGTTGAAATGCCAAATGGTATCCTCGTCAATCGTTACTACGATAACAAAACGACACCACGCCCAGAATCACTACGTGAAGATGAGGAGACAGCAGAATCTGCTGAGCACCGACACGCCGACAGACTGTATCTCCATCTTCGGGCAGGTGCTGAATCAGGATGGGACTTTAGTTCTCGTTGGTTCCTTGATCCACATGACATCAATACGATTCATACGGCAGATATTATTCCAGTAGATCTTAACGCACTTTTATATCAACTCGAAACGACAATCGTCGAAGCATACCAATTAATTAAGCAGCCACTTCTCGCTCGTAAATATCAAACTCAGGCAGATCGTCGCCTGGTTGCTATTCAAAAATACTGCTGGGACGAAAAAGCTGGATTCTTTGTCGACTATAACTTCCATCACGGCAAACCAACTGGTCAGCTAACACTTGCTGCTGTTTTTCCTCTATATGCAAAAATTGCCACATCAAAACAGGCAGCACTCGTTGCAGCAAAACTCGAAAAAGACTTCCTAAAATCTGGAGGTTTAGTTACGACGCTCGAAACAACAGGCCAACAGTGGGATGCGCCAAATGGCTGGGCGCCACTTCAATGGATTGCTATTGAGGGCCTTAGGAGCTATGGCTATCACGCCCTCGCAGACGAAATAAAGAAGCGATGGGTTGTTGGCAACCTTGAAGTATTTCATAGTAAACACAAACTTGTTGAAAAGTATGCAGTCGAAGGAAATGATCGACTTGGTGGGGGAGGAGAGTATCCTTTACAAGATGGATTTGGCTGGACTAACGGTGTCCTTGCGACGCTTCTGAGCGAAGACGAATCTAAATAAGTCCGCGTCTTGCTAGTCGTTTTTTGATTGCGAGTGTTGCCGCAACGCTCCACGCTTGTACTTCCTGAGGGGGTTGCTCGACTTTATTCTCACGTCCATTTACTTCGTCCCAAAGGACAATTGTCTGTGTATTAATTGAAATAGTTGGCTCTTCATCACCGCGAACATATTCAGGAAAAATGCGAGTTTGTTCGACGGCAGCGAGTACTCTTCGATCGAGTTCATCAGCTTCATCACCATAATCAAGTCTTCGAAGACCTTTTGCAATATGGTGCGTATCCCATAGCCACACACTTCCGCAGTGGTAGGCACCTGGACGGAAGCGAACTTCATCTGAGGCGAGTGTTCGAATGCCTGCACTTGCAAGTAACTCAGGGCTAAATAGACGAGAGACCGTGGCCTCACGCCTTCCGACGATATCTGGATCATCTCCTTTTAAAAGACGAGAATTAAGTACATGTCCCATGTTTGATGTTTTTAATTTGAGCTGTCTCAGATTGTTATTTTCATCACGATCTGTTCCAAGGACAAAGTAGCCGTCTTCATCATTTGTCCAGAAAACTTCAAGAATTGTTCGACGAAGTTCAGCTGCTTTTTCACGTAGGACTGCAGCACGATCTGGTTGATCGTATACATCTTCAAATAGCTCGGCGGCATCAATAAGCGCATCGAATGTCGTCACTTGAACTTCAATTGAAGCGATCCCCTTAGAATGGTTGGCGAGTGTTCCGTCTTTGTGATGATAGGCGTCCCAAGAATCTTTCCATACTTGGTTTTCGATACCCCTAGGAAGAATTGACTGGTACTCAAGGAGACCTTCGGGATTCTTCTTAAGACGTGCTTCAATCCACGCAAGGGCTGCTTCAAATGCATAGCTAATCGTACGCTGCTCACCTGATCGATCAGTATAAGGTTGAGACAGAAAGCCATGATTTTCTTCAGATCGCTGCGTGTAAGCAGTAAGCGTTCTAATAAATTCAGGTGTCGCATCAACAGAGCCATAATATGGCCAGCCCCAGCCAAGACGTTTTGTGAGTTCGACTGCTATTGGGTCATCTGGATTTCTAATTTCATGTGCGATTCTACCCGGCTCTTCTTCGCGCTCAGTATTAAACGCTACTCCTTGGAACTGTGCAGCTGAAAGAATGGTCGCCCGTGCAAGTTCAGGGTAGCTGGTGATAAGATCAATTGCAACGCGGAGTCCATCACGCCCGAAGTTTGCTTTATATAAATCAAGATGTGCAGGGACATTATCTGTATCAAAGGAAAGTGCAGCCCAGCTTGGTCCGTATGCCCCTATCTCTTCAGGCTTAGTTGACTGAGTAAGGCGAAGCATTTGTTCAAGACTTGATGGCTGTCTGTCACGCTTTCTAGCCGGGTGTTCAACCACAGGATAAAGAATACGTTCGCCGGGGAGGAGGCGAAAGCCGCTTGGTGTCTGAATTTCAGGATGAGGTCCGACTGTCTCCATACACCTAGTATACCCAATGAATGCTATAATGGGTACTTGATGAGTAAATCAAATCTTCGCGTGGCCATGATTGCACCCCCATGGCTTGCTCTACCGATCAAAGGCTATGGTGGCATCGAACTTGTTATTGAAGGATTAGTTAATGAACTAGCTAAACAGAATGTTGAAGTCGTATTGTTTGCTAATGGCGCAAGAAAAATGCCAGATGTGAAAACCTTTTCGTACTACAATAAAGAATTATTCGATGTTATCGACGAACCGTACTACGATGCGCCGCTTCAAATCATGCAAACACATCTTAACTTTGCACTTAAAGAGATTGAAAAAGATGGTAAGTTTGATATTATCCACGATCATAATCCATATATTGGTCCAGCTTTCTTTTCACTTGCAAGCAGGATAGAAGGAATACCGCCCGTTATCCATACATTCCATGGCCCTCCTTTTTCAGGTACCATGAAGCCAAAAAGTAAACATGTTGACAACAGACCGCAGCTTGAGTACATGAACCTTGGTAACTTATTTATGACCTGTATTTCTGAGGCGATGGCAGCACATGCGCCAAAAGAGCTAGATGCTCATATGCTTCCAGCCGTCCATAATGCAATAGATCTTGATAGTTTTCCATTTAAGAAAGTAAAGCAAAACTACTACATTACGCTTGCCAGATTTACTGCAGATAAAGGACAAAAAACAGCAGTAAGATTTGCCGCTAAGTATAAAAAACGCCTTCGTATGGCCGGAACAATTGCCGGTATTGGATCAAATCGTAAAATATTATTCGAGCTTTCAAATCCACTTAGCTCATACCGAAAGAATGAAGAATTTCGTTACTATAGCGACAAGATTTTGCCTTACGTCCTAAGATATCCTCGGATTACTTATTCGGGTAATCTTAGCGGCAGAGAGAAAATGAAATTCTTATCTAATGCAAAGGCGCTCCTATTTCCAATTGACTGGGACGAACCGTTTGGCATGGCAGTCATCGAAGCACTTGCGTGCGGTACGCCGGTTGTTGCCATGAGACGTGGTGCAATGCCAGAAATCATAGAGCACGGTGTGAACGGATTCCTCGCTGATACTGAAGAAGAATTCTTCGAGTACGCAAATCGGGTTGATGAGATTGATCCTGCAGATTGTCGTAAGTCTGTTGAGGCAAAATTCTCTGCAAAACGAATGGCCGCAACGTACATTGATCGCTATAACGAGATTCTAAAGATTGTTAAAAAATAGTCTTTCCGTTTAACTCGTCGGGCAAAAACCCTTTGTCATGCTTGAAATTAGCTTTCCACTCGTAGCCTTCATTATAGCCAATATCTTTCATTAATTTTGTCGGTGCATTGCGAAGATGAAGGGGCACTGGGGCATCTGGATACTGCTTCGCGAGTGCCTGGGCGTTATGCATCGCATCGGTTGTCTGTCTGGACTTTTCGCTCCTTGCAAGTGCCGTTGCAACGTGGAAAAGGGTGTAGCTACTTTCTGGCATACCAACTCGTTCTACAGCCTGGAAAGCTTGAAGCGCCAGTCCCAAGGCACCATTTCCAGCAAGTCCAATATCTTCACTAGCAAATATGACCATACGGCGCGCAATAAACTTTGGATCCTCACCAGCATCAATCATCCGGGCTAGGTAATAGAGCGTTGCATCAACGTTACTGCCGCGCATACTTTTAATAAAAGCAGAGATAACGTTATAGTGCATGTCGCCTTTTTTATCGTAGCCAGGGACACGCTTTTGAGCAGCGACTTTGACAATTTCCGGCGTCACTTTTTCGCCCATAGAAAGAGCCAGCTCAAGGTTACCAAGTGCTACCCGGGCATCACCGCCAGATAATTCGGCTAGATAATCAAGTGCAGATTTCGTCACCTGTTTTTCTTTCTTTTCATCTTTAAGAGCTCGACTAAGAATATCGATAATTTCATCCTTGCTCAGCGGCTGGAGCACAAGCACTCGGCTGCGAGAAAGTAGTGGGTTAATCACTTCAAAACTTGGGTTTTCTGTCGTTGCTCCAATAAGTGTAATGAGCCCGGATTCTACATGAGGCAAAAAGGCATCTTGTTGTGCTTTATTAAACCTATGTATTTCATCAACAAATAAGATAGTGCGAAGTTGCAGGTTCCAGTTCTGGCGAGCATGTTCGACAATTCGTTCAACGTCTTTTTTACCGCTTGTTACAGCAGATATCTCAATGAATTCGGCTTCTACTTCACGGGCAATTATTCTAGCCAGCGTTGTTTTGCCACTTCCGGGTGGCCCCCAAAGAATAAGACTGACTGGTTCACGTGAGCGAACGATTTGTCGAAGGATTTCACCGTCACCTAACAGATGGTGTTGTCCAATCACCTCATCAAGTGTTGTTGGCCGCATCCTCTCGGCGAGGGGTACTCGTTGCATGTACCTAGTATACCTTGTATGATAGATCTACAACATGCAGCGACCTACCGTACTATTACTTTTTGGCGGTGAATCGTCCGAGCACGATGTCTCGATTTCTTCTGCGCGCAATGTCTACGCTGCAATCGACAATACAAAATACCAGGTTGAACTTGGCTTTATTGATAGGCAAGGTAAGTGGTGGCTCATAGATAAGTTCGGCCAGGAAGTGACGTCACGTGACGCAGCGCAGCTCGCGCCAGTTCTGGGCACGGCGAGCTTTGTTACGTTCCCAAGTAGTCGGGTTATCATGCCAGATGTTATTCTCCCAATCCTCCATGGTAAAAATGGTGAGGATGGTGCAGTCCAAGGCCTTGCGCAGCTTCTCCATATCCCTGTTGTTGGATGTGACATGACCGCCAGCGCCATTTGTATGGATAAAGTCGCAACCAAAGAAATACTATCAAGCAGTGGTATTAAGATAGTGCCATACGAAGTTCACCATAAAATGCAGGAACTCCCCGACTTCAGTAAGCTTAATATGACACTCGGATGCCCGTTATTTGTGAAGCCCTCAAGGTCAGGTAGCTCAGTTGGTGTAAGTAAAGTTCACACTGAAGACGAACTCATCCAGGCACTTGAAACTGCTCATCGACACGATGAGGTTGCCTTAATTGAGCGGGGGATCACAGCACGTGAAATAGAAGTTGCCATTATTGGTAATCCACCCTACCACGAAGCAAGTGTTGCAGGTGAAATTCAACCAGATGGAGAATTTTACAGTTATGACTCTAAATATGCGGGGTCAAGTGAGTCAAAAGTTATTATCCCAGCCGATCTCACGGATGATCAGCATAAGACCATCCAAAACCTTGCACTTCGTATCTATGAGCTACTCGGATGTAAGGGTCTAGCACGTGTAGATTTCTTTCTCACCCCTGAAGGAGAGATATTTTTAAATGAAATAAATACAATTCCTGGCTTCACAAATATTAGTATGTATCCAAAATTATGGCAGGCAAGTGGGCTGACGTACCCGCAGCTTATTGAAAAACTTATTCACCTCGCTCTTGATATTCCATCAAGCACTTGAAAAGTCACGCGCTACTAAGGTATAATCATCAATGTTATGCGGGTGTAGCTCAGTTGTTAGAGCGCTTCCTTGCCAAGGAAGAGGTCGAGAGTTAGAGTCTCTTCACCCGCACCAATTTAGTAATTTTGTTTAGTACGTCGTAAGGCGTATTTTTCATATGTGGCTCCACGTCTGCTAAACTGCTTCAAGTGGGCGACGCGACCATAAAAGTCTCCTCCTGGTATACTTATTACATGGACTATAAAAATTTCTTAGTAGACTTCTCCTCAGTAGACCTAACTGATGTCTATAGCGAATGGATGTGGCTTATTGATGTATCTGATCTCAGCCGGCCGCTTGGCATGACTTCGTTTGGAGATCTTTTCTTTCAAAAAGATAATTACGAAGTCTATTTTTTAGATACTTTAGAGGGAACCGTGGAGTTATTTGCTGAGTCTCAAGAGGAGATGATAGCTAAGTTATCAGTACAGGAAAATCTTGATAACTATATGATGACAGCACTCGTCACAACACTACGTGAAAAAAATATTAAATTAAAAATAAATGAACTATACATATTTAACGTTCACCCAATCATAGGTGGTGAGGCTGTGTCTAGTAACGTGAGTGTCGTAACCATGAGAGTTGCGCTATCATTAATCGGCCAACTCCATCGTCAAGTGCGTTAAGCTCCTGCATAAAAGATACGCATATGTATCTGTTTTCAAAGAAATATGCACGCTACTAACACAGGGGCTATATAATGATAGGAATGGCGGAACATAAAATGAAGAATTTGCTTGGTAATTCACGCTTTTATATTTTAGTTAGCTCTGTTTTACTGAGCATTATTATTGCGGCATACATACGTCTACAGATACCAAGCGATCAACTCTACTACATTCGTATCCAACAACTGTTTGGCCTTTTTGCTATCATATATTGGCTCCTGGCTCTCGTTATATCACCAATTGGCTACGTAATTGGTAAGCAGCGCATGAAGCATCTTGGTTTTGCAAGACGTGCCATAGGCGTATCAGCTGCCTACTTTGCGACGCTGCACGGTGCGGTAGCACTTTGGGGTCAGCTTGGTGGTCTGAGTGCGCTTGCTTTATTGCCACCACTATTTCAGTGGTCGATAGCAGGTGGTGCGATTGGTCTTTTTATACTCCTCATTATGGCAGCGACGTCGTTTGATAAAGTCATTTCCTTCATGACATTTACAAAATGGAAATGGCTGCACAGGCTCGTTTACATTGGGTTCATATTAGTTTGTTTGCATATCTGGACGATTGGTACGCACTTAGCATACATGGGTGTGCAGTGGACGGCATTTACTGCGCTCGTTATATTAAGCGGATTAGAGTTATTTAGAACTATAAAGCTTGTGAACGACAAATATCTCCATTTTGAAAAAAGAGAAATGATAACACTTTTTGGTGCTAGTTGGGTGATAATTATTTTTCTTATATCTTTAACACCTGTCTTTGTACAGAATTACTACAGCAAACACGAAAGCCATAGTGAGGAGCATACAGTCAGTACCGAAGACTCTCATAGCGAGGCACATAATGAGTAAAATGATACTCATTTCTCTACTACTCTTTGTTGGCCTAAGTACTGTCTTATCAAAGCCAGTATTTGCTCACGTCCTTATTAGTGATGATACTAAAACTGTCGGTGCCGTTCTCCACGTCGTGCCAGATGATGACCCGATTGCAGGCCAGCAAGCCAATCTCTACTTTGATATACAAACCAAGAAGTTAAACGAAAAAAACACCAAGCTCACTATAACCAACTTAACAACAGATGAAAAAGCAGTCATACCAATTCAAGTAGATAATAGCTCGGTTAATGCGAATTACATATTTCCAGTGCAGGGGACTTACCAGCTAACTCTTATGGCAAGTTCTGATAAAGTATACACCTTCAACTATTCTCAGCGTATATCAAGAGGTGCGACAGGCAGCGCACTTGACAGGCCAACCTATCCGCTCGCTACTATTGCGCTAATATTCTCAGCAACACTGTTACTATTTCTGTTAATTATTATGTTTAATCACCGAAAAGAAATAAATACGCACAGTTCATTCTAAGTCTCTGATATACTTATCTTAGTTAACAGTTCCCATAAAGTAATAGGAGAAAGATGTGTTAAAACAAGTAACTCAGAGATTGTCAGTAATTGGAGTATCGATTGGTGTAGCGACACTTGCTTTTAGCACGAGCGCTTTTGCTCACGTTGTTGTAAAGCCCGCCGAGGTTGTCACAGCTGGCTTCCAGACATTTACTATCGGAGTTCCAAACGAAAAAGATATTTCAACGACAAGTATTAAACTTGTTATTCCAGACGGATTAAAATATGTACAGCCGACTCAAAAAGCAGGTTGGCAAATTGATGTTGAAAAAAGTGGTACTGGTGAAGATGCAGCTGTGAAATCTATCACATGGAGCGGTAACGAAGTAAAGGGCGGTTTCAGAGATGACTTTACTTTTAGTGGTCAAGTACCGGAAAAAGCTGCTGATTTGCAGTGGAAAGCCTACCAAACTTACTCAGATGGTACGGTTGTATCTTGGGACAAGGCAGCTCAGGGTGAGGATAGCGAAACGACCACATCTGGGCCATTCTCAGTCACAAAAGTTGTCGCCGACACTGCAACGGATACTTCGATCAAGAAGGCTGACCAAGCTGCAGCCGACGCAAAGAGTGAAGCGAGCACTGCACTATATGTGGGCGTTGCTGGTATCGTCGTTGGTTTA carries:
- the treF gene encoding alpha,alpha-trehalase TreF; the encoded protein is MKFHIPKNDMLKAALVTTTGQLKRPSKSPDEALGILFADVQKNKVYNDGKTFVDLIPRRRMKSIQQEYLLAKKDPAFELRDFVSRHFYEFGGSGSEYVTNPAMSPRQHIAELWHVLERKNRRDRGSLIALPHPYIVPGGRFNEQFYWDSYFIMLGLAADNRWDVIEGMMRNYAYMIRKFGFIPTANRTYFLSRSQPPFFAQMVKLLARHRGRTRTYAEYLPYLLAEHRFWMKGRRNLSKQEHKAFARVVEMPNGILVNRYYDNKTTPRPESLREDEETAESAEHRHADRLYLHLRAGAESGWDFSSRWFLDPHDINTIHTADIIPVDLNALLYQLETTIVEAYQLIKQPLLARKYQTQADRRLVAIQKYCWDEKAGFFVDYNFHHGKPTGQLTLAAVFPLYAKIATSKQAALVAAKLEKDFLKSGGLVTTLETTGQQWDAPNGWAPLQWIAIEGLRSYGYHALADEIKKRWVVGNLEVFHSKHKLVEKYAVEGNDRLGGGGEYPLQDGFGWTNGVLATLLSEDESK
- a CDS encoding glycosyltransferase family 4 protein — its product is MSKSNLRVAMIAPPWLALPIKGYGGIELVIEGLVNELAKQNVEVVLFANGARKMPDVKTFSYYNKELFDVIDEPYYDAPLQIMQTHLNFALKEIEKDGKFDIIHDHNPYIGPAFFSLASRIEGIPPVIHTFHGPPFSGTMKPKSKHVDNRPQLEYMNLGNLFMTCISEAMAAHAPKELDAHMLPAVHNAIDLDSFPFKKVKQNYYITLARFTADKGQKTAVRFAAKYKKRLRMAGTIAGIGSNRKILFELSNPLSSYRKNEEFRYYSDKILPYVLRYPRITYSGNLSGREKMKFLSNAKALLFPIDWDEPFGMAVIEALACGTPVVAMRRGAMPEIIEHGVNGFLADTEEEFFEYANRVDEIDPADCRKSVEAKFSAKRMAATYIDRYNEILKIVKK
- a CDS encoding replication-associated recombination protein A; amino-acid sequence: MQRVPLAERMRPTTLDEVIGQHHLLGDGEILRQIVRSREPVSLILWGPPGSGKTTLARIIAREVEAEFIEISAVTSGKKDVERIVEHARQNWNLQLRTILFVDEIHRFNKAQQDAFLPHVESGLITLIGATTENPSFEVINPLLSRSRVLVLQPLSKDEIIDILSRALKDEKKEKQVTKSALDYLAELSGGDARVALGNLELALSMGEKVTPEIVKVAAQKRVPGYDKKGDMHYNVISAFIKSMRGSNVDATLYYLARMIDAGEDPKFIARRMVIFASEDIGLAGNGALGLALQAFQAVERVGMPESSYTLFHVATALARSEKSRQTTDAMHNAQALAKQYPDAPVPLHLRNAPTKLMKDIGYNEGYEWKANFKHDKGFLPDELNGKTIF
- a CDS encoding D-alanine--D-alanine ligase family protein — encoded protein: MQRPTVLLLFGGESSEHDVSISSARNVYAAIDNTKYQVELGFIDRQGKWWLIDKFGQEVTSRDAAQLAPVLGTASFVTFPSSRVIMPDVILPILHGKNGEDGAVQGLAQLLHIPVVGCDMTASAICMDKVATKEILSSSGIKIVPYEVHHKMQELPDFSKLNMTLGCPLFVKPSRSGSSVGVSKVHTEDELIQALETAHRHDEVALIERGITAREIEVAIIGNPPYHEASVAGEIQPDGEFYSYDSKYAGSSESKVIIPADLTDDQHKTIQNLALRIYELLGCKGLARVDFFLTPEGEIFLNEINTIPGFTNISMYPKLWQASGLTYPQLIEKLIHLALDIPSST
- a CDS encoding T6SS immunity protein Tdi1 domain-containing protein; amino-acid sequence: MDYKNFLVDFSSVDLTDVYSEWMWLIDVSDLSRPLGMTSFGDLFFQKDNYEVYFLDTLEGTVELFAESQEEMIAKLSVQENLDNYMMTALVTTLREKNIKLKINELYIFNVHPIIGGEAVSSNVSVVTMRVALSLIGQLHRQVR
- a CDS encoding ferric reductase-like transmembrane domain-containing protein — translated: MAEHKMKNLLGNSRFYILVSSVLLSIIIAAYIRLQIPSDQLYYIRIQQLFGLFAIIYWLLALVISPIGYVIGKQRMKHLGFARRAIGVSAAYFATLHGAVALWGQLGGLSALALLPPLFQWSIAGGAIGLFILLIMAATSFDKVISFMTFTKWKWLHRLVYIGFILVCLHIWTIGTHLAYMGVQWTAFTALVILSGLELFRTIKLVNDKYLHFEKREMITLFGASWVIIIFLISLTPVFVQNYYSKHESHSEEHTVSTEDSHSEAHNE
- a CDS encoding YcnI family protein, producing the protein MLKQVTQRLSVIGVSIGVATLAFSTSAFAHVVVKPAEVVTAGFQTFTIGVPNEKDISTTSIKLVIPDGLKYVQPTQKAGWQIDVEKSGTGEDAAVKSITWSGNEVKGGFRDDFTFSGQVPEKAADLQWKAYQTYSDGTVVSWDKAAQGEDSETTTSGPFSVTKVVADTATDTSIKKADQAAADAKSEASTALYVGVAGIVVGLAGVYVATRNK